TCCATGAAGGCGGCGGACCGACCCATCCGTAGAATGCGCGCATCGACGTGAGCGGTCCCCGGCATCAGGCGCCGCAGGTAAGAGATCTTCATTTCCAGCGTGGGGGCTGTTTTTGTGACATTGGAGGCGATGATCACGCAGGTGCTCATGGCCTCATCCATCATCGCAGCAATGAAACCACCCTGCACGGCACCGGTTGGATTGGCGAAACTCGAAGAGACATCGAAGGCCATGCGGATGCGCTGTGCCGCCTGTTCGACCTCTGCCAGGCGCATGCCGAGCGTGTCAGAGCAGGGCGGGCGTTTCTTGCTGTTTTGAAATCGCGCCAGCATCTCGGCATCCGAGACACGCGGTTTTTGCTCTTCGGTTGAATCGCTCATTTATTTACGGCGGAATGCGTCGAGGCTGATGACGGTTTCGTCACTGCCGGCCGTATCCGCGTCGGCGTCTGAGTCGGATTCAGATGGATCTGAACCAAGCGCCGGAGCGACGACAGATGCCTCTTCGCCGGAGCCGGGTTTCTCGAAGCTCACGCCAAAATTGACGGCTGGATCCACAAACCGGGTCAGGGCGACATAAGGGATCGAAAGATGCTGCGGCACACGATTGAACTTCAACACAATCTCGAAATGCCCATCATGCACCTCCAGATCCCAATACTGGTGCTGGACGACAATGGTCATTTCGTCCGGGAATTGCTCGACCAGATGATCGGGGATCTTAACGCCCGGCGCCTTGGTGCGGAAGGTGATGTAGAAATGGTGATCCCCAGGAGGCGCCGAGCCTTTCTCGGCCTGGCGCAGTGCCTCGCGAACAACCCCCCGCATAGCGGCCTGAGTCAGTGCCTCATAGCCAATATAGTCCGTCATAGACATCTCCTCATTGGCGCTCTGGATAGCGCCTCGATTCCGATCCCGCAACGCCGTTCATGTCTCAGGCGAGCACTAAACGGTGACTTCCCCGAACGGGTGTTTGAAAATTTTCTGATGCCCGACCTGCAATGGATGCTGCAGAACGCGCCACTCTACAAAACAAAGGTGGAGGCTTCTGTTGCCAGGCGCCTCCGGGCCCCGCCTAAGGCGCTGATGCCCTAGGAGTTAAAGCGGTTTTCCACGCACTGCATTACGCAGCGAGCAGTTCACCTTCAGCAAAGTTGTCATTTGCAACTATTGTTGATTGAGCTTCTAACGCAGCTCAAGCGGGTGAAAGCATCGCTTTTACACGTCCGTCGATCCTATTTCGCCCCCAAACGATCCCCGCTGAAGGAAGAGATCTTTTGGTGGAGGCGCCGGGTACCGCCCCCGGGTCCGAACCGCTTATTACACGCGCATTTATCACCATAGTTCACAAGGAACGCGTCCAATATAAGCCCGGATTGATTAAGATAAAAGGGATTAGTCCAGCGGTTCGATAATAACTTCGATGACGCCTTCTGTTCGCTCAAGCGCGGCCAGTTCGGCCTCAAGTGCGGTTGAATGAATCTCGCGTGTGGTGCGAACAATAGCGCCGGTGGCATCTGCGGTCAGGATGGTCAGTCGCAACATCCGTTCGGTGCCGTCCAGCACGCCATCGCCCGCGCGCACCGTGAGCTTGCCGACCTGATAAACGCCCTTGCCCGTATAATAGACAGTCTTTCCGGCCAGTTTCGCGCCATTGAACAAGAGGCCGGCGGTCGATGTGACAATACATCCAGATAAGAACAGGGCCGCGAGCGGCGCCGTGAGAGCGAGCTTGTGCATGAGCACTCCAAATCGTTTTCCCGGCCCGGATTCAGCTGTAGCGGGCAAAGCCTGATTAAAAAGTGAACTCCGCAGCGGGCGACACATGTGACATGTGTCTTGTCCAGGAGGCTAAAAGCTGCTTTTTGCCGAATATCGATAAAAGAGGCATTGGGAGGCCTTTACTTATGCGAACTACATTCACCGCACTCGCAACTATTTTCGCGCTGACCGCCTGTGGTCAGACCTCGACCACATCTCCAACCCTTGAAGCTGAAACGCCACCGGTCGAAACGGCGGCAGAGCCTAGCGCGGAAGAGATCGC
This DNA window, taken from Hyphomonas sp. Mor2, encodes the following:
- a CDS encoding ClpXP protease specificity-enhancing factor SspB — encoded protein: MTDYIGYEALTQAAMRGVVREALRQAEKGSAPPGDHHFYITFRTKAPGVKIPDHLVEQFPDEMTIVVQHQYWDLEVHDGHFEIVLKFNRVPQHLSIPYVALTRFVDPAVNFGVSFEKPGSGEEASVVAPALGSDPSESDSDADADTAGSDETVISLDAFRRK
- a CDS encoding PaaI family thioesterase codes for the protein MSDSTEEQKPRVSDAEMLARFQNSKKRPPCSDTLGMRLAEVEQAAQRIRMAFDVSSSFANPTGAVQGGFIAAMMDEAMSTCVIIASNVTKTAPTLEMKISYLRRLMPGTAHVDARILRMGRSAAFMEAECFDAEGKLVAKATATAIPMTFKRLG